CTGTCCCTGATCAACCCGGCTTGCGAGTCGCCTCACAAGCCCCCGCCTTCAGGCGGGGGTAGTTGACCCCAACCTCGACTGTGCAAACAACCCCTTGGACTTGGATTCAGGGCAGGATCAGCTTGGAGACGGCATCCAGCAGCAGCGGAGGCTGGAAGGGCTTGACCAGCCAGGCCTTGGCCCCGGCCGCGCGCGCGGCCTCCTTCTTCTCGGGCTGACTCTCGGTGGTCAGCATCAGGATCGGCGTAAACCTGTAGTTGGGCCGTTTTTTGATCTCACTGACCAGGGTGATGCCGTCCATGTTGGGCATGTTCACGTCGCTGACGATGAGATGAATCTTCTTGCCGTCGAGCTTGGCCAGCGCGTCACGCCCGTCACAGGCCTCGATGACCTCGTACCCCGCGCCCTTGAGCGCGATGCCCACCACACTGCGAAAGGAGGCCGAATCATCGACCACCATGATCGTCTTCGCCATGCCTAACTCCGTTTCAGAAGAATGTCAATTCCGAGGCCGCCGACTCGTGGCGTGGCTGCTTCACGCCATGATGCAGATCGCATTCCTCGATGGTGCTATAGGATTTGAGCAGGCGCGCCAACAGATCGTC
The sequence above is drawn from the Allochromatium vinosum DSM 180 genome and encodes:
- a CDS encoding response regulator; translated protein: MAKTIMVVDDSASFRSVVGIALKGAGYEVIEACDGRDALAKLDGKKIHLIVSDVNMPNMDGITLVSEIKKRPNYRFTPILMLTTESQPEKKEAARAAGAKAWLVKPFQPPLLLDAVSKLILP